The Kitasatospora setae KM-6054 genome contains a region encoding:
- a CDS encoding alpha/beta hydrolase family protein — MTSIETASPLRVVAVHGIHNRFKGETPDTRKEEERTRKSATWARELAAGLGVSPERLDVDFAYYADRLRPGPVAQGGQGGDFLDDPLAQEFLDVWARELGLAEEVAQGHAAVPLRAFSSWLARRFDLAEGPLAVFIRVVCGEVAAYLRSADAPERIAAREEVAARIARHRPRVVVAHSLGSVVAYEALHAHPELRPELFLTLGSPLALPRVVFDRLVPAPRPADGPQLRGVGLPGGTRWVNIADPGDPVAVPPKLSRFFDGIALDHTATVSAHYRFHHADNYLRSAATAATIAPYLGI; from the coding sequence TTGACCAGCATTGAGACCGCTTCACCGCTTCGGGTCGTCGCCGTTCACGGCATCCACAACAGGTTCAAAGGCGAAACCCCCGATACCCGCAAGGAGGAGGAGCGCACACGGAAGTCTGCCACCTGGGCGAGGGAGTTGGCGGCCGGCCTCGGCGTCTCTCCGGAGCGGCTCGATGTCGACTTCGCGTACTACGCGGACCGGCTCCGCCCCGGGCCGGTCGCCCAGGGCGGGCAGGGCGGCGACTTCCTGGACGACCCGCTGGCGCAGGAGTTTCTGGACGTGTGGGCGCGGGAGTTGGGGCTGGCCGAGGAGGTGGCGCAGGGGCATGCCGCGGTGCCGTTGCGCGCGTTCTCCTCGTGGTTGGCGCGCAGGTTCGACTTGGCGGAGGGGCCGCTGGCGGTCTTCATCCGGGTGGTGTGTGGTGAGGTGGCCGCGTACTTGCGTTCTGCGGACGCCCCGGAGCGTATCGCGGCGCGTGAGGAGGTCGCGGCGCGGATCGCCCGGCATCGGCCGCGTGTCGTCGTCGCGCATTCGCTGGGGTCGGTCGTCGCCTACGAGGCCCTGCACGCCCATCCGGAGTTGCGGCCTGAGCTGTTCCTCACGCTCGGTTCGCCGCTGGCGCTGCCGCGCGTGGTCTTCGATCGTCTCGTCCCCGCGCCGCGTCCGGCGGACGGCCCGCAGTTGCGGGGCGTGGGTCTGCCGGGTGGGACGCGCTGGGTGAACATCGCCGATCCCGGTGACCCCGTCGCGGTTCCGCCCAAGCTTTCCAGGTTCTTCGACGGGATCGCCCTGGACCACACCGCCACCGTCAGCGCCCACTACCGTTTCCATCACGCCGACAACTACCTGCGGTCTGCGGCCACGGCTGCCACTATCGCCCCCTATCTCGGTATCTGA